A single window of Solenopsis invicta isolate M01_SB chromosome 3, UNIL_Sinv_3.0, whole genome shotgun sequence DNA harbors:
- the LOC105204672 gene encoding F-actin-monooxygenase Mical isoform X1 produces MDHQIGKKQAANSPEVALASEIFDQFCNATTLKSILGYYRQLCELLKIRPNVINQFYPKLKTKLRSWKAQALWKKFDQRANHKCYNRGKVCPNTRVLIIGGGPCGLRTAIEAQLLGAKVVVVEKRDRMSRNNVLHLWPFVIQDLRGLGAKKFFGKFCAGSIDHISIRQLQCILLKVALILGVEFHENVSFDSLIQPPDNQEDGKIGWRAKTSPADHPVSQYEFDVLIGADGKRNTLEGFKRKEFRGKLAIAITANFINKRTEAEARVEEISGVAFIFNQKFFKELYQETGIDLENIVYYKDDTHYFVMTAKKHSLIDKGVILQDHADTAKLLAKENVDREALMLYAREAAEFSTEYQMMDMEFAVNHYGQPDVAMFDFTSMYAAENASRVLERHGHRLFMTLVGDSLLEPFWPTGSGCARGFLSSLDAGWAIKGWGASLSPLEVIAERESIYRLLGQTTPENLNRDYAAYTLDPHTRYPNLNVHSVTPIQVRSLLDTDDPENIKQPVLQSEIDIPKKRRRRDLRVDTQVHPDTLLRWLQKQVTLYDKVHIEDMGASFKDGLAICAIVHRYRPDLIDFYSLNAKDPVKNNQLAFDILEKELNIPPIMTGEEMVQCDVPDTLVMFSYLTQIYEVFRGEIPYVKHPKLEPEAEECTTHPKQLKQWTPEEKATKTRHSRSRHANDNVHSYMDKKDNTVSRRSRKRRSTEKVGATMDERQKRLDEIEKHRIERMKKRQYLRKMATQQFYKSMQMLQANAKREKDEPFEDYSIFLYRQTAPDFKDRVKDLEQKILYPDRQPKIHIGHRRSSVDEEFSGRIKDFEDKLKGTTSAEKKPKDLLRAIGKIEKTDWNVKEIEKKIEENKMGRSVRHEHVEKVPKWSREQMCICFIQFLARQIKMEKRGNDQRDTYSKYADIDNTLKNIGKKIREGSALGYNKVSAMAEQFSNKSQDVEPKLQKSNTKPAIVLPVQGGSEMCHFCNKRVYLMERLSAEGKFFHRGCFRCEYCSISLRIGNHTFDREKNGGRFYCTQHFGLSGTMKTRAEKKRINLVNKENIPNASAALKTPEKAKTSLEGIVGLDLLDRGQTPERIEFENLAEISDPEEAHSQMDEDEWTDRNFGASTAEIGSSDDISDMSDSDEDNEVFEEAIDQPLTTEGTLELAKNWTLRYSHPHATVGHSDTGSNEYEDSSDEYTSEDDESGTATEDEEDVRARELRKQEVWLKVPPRSSDTDTGSETEVVSSEDASTEESVENSATEISTDSEFEHDEATPTQHEIPEITINDSYVRKTRGGYIEPKKVQVKSKVISSVNGNLTQDKKQQDTSKRFLGDRTKMESQKEVNCNVPTSVEIAASNCTPLLNPRKGDYLLNRTHSTGGIASRLSLELKKRYLLGGSALGSSVVKKSGSASNVDTKLRNFTDAISQHQKLLNPAPEPSPTMQAFLQGTSKLRTNNAPLSPLSPTILFSRQLSIDRCRNSTNDVAKATTLEIETPKTQHLPDLVKESSILKSKTAPNICNESSMKDRGLIDEQVFLQESNFTKHAVVDINSSENTKKVVPNNVEESNDFRPRSPLHETSIVVPQVDWSRKNEDKDASSDDSEIDSDSLSSSNSNEVVENEQLVAVNLSPPRLRIHSTDGDLLLDEGGADRYKQYDPDDCQAFEPDSIEVSFLRDRRLLDPIDNTHTVEMVNNNMERLDLRDNNRKSNCSTPTSEASAVSNKQDDSEENDITTAAFTETEFSEWARDGETLVSDDLRDVELDIDPSFITVRKNNNATLSSTFAKIAKEEDTELDYSNIEQEYPNNNTSKLLVNGEDINYMDTDNESLLDDSLQDASNIAMLKNRGYIEFVNVKTTLSNVPISTTRCDLSVADAPIARLDMENDSYGEEEEQEGFKDANVIEIDPVTMEDVMDKLNEPIVSKSSIKPEIRAEEQSEAEFKREQLAEAFNKELLQSMEEDSLLLVEPAEDTTTSEVVTVLASPINPQVSIVPVETTEKREESTKADSSNPDYLEYVKRLQSRIAEFSNAKDSIDVRKSRRKNSKSLIQTRTAEMIAEEIKCQETMTVNSNGINSPATSRKLEEITKERSKQKNLIQDLLMDKLEAHKQKSAEKKARRAARTSSFTTALSPIKPSLSNISSVGNNKFVPTSIISPMSSPTYTTFGKSNKSLKLSMSSYSCEHSDQEEAKEKIPKKADEKLTVASLEDTFKTPLAPPRLKSEEARRTAEKARQDARERARMKSDEDLGLSPEDRIKELRMKVTRRQLSMDDTKKDDTPKTERVKSYNFNTVDNSELKLKISKSTDNMKSIAKKINFQKLPAASAKSMDESLNTAGLSLSDSNSFVVKRDKKKPKDSERRKSIIQAVSDFFFKKETSPSPNQKDKLSMFRLTSKSKGKIDKNTPSKCDARPKSVCEEMLVGNFLTESPPPVPPPPLNYSSYTQVSDDSLSDDDTKTTALSSSCMQKITATEESCNSVSRKLKTAKKVARQAQLKRLRMAQEIQRKLEETEVKQKELESRGVSVEKALRGEGDSSNREEADLLREWFDLMKERTELRRYEKELLVHAQEVQLEDRHERLQQELRERLADDDDKKTSDDVKKEGEILTEMLEIVAKRDSLIALLEEERQRYQNEDRDLEAQMLAKGLRLTPIKKCGPKYSV; encoded by the exons ATGGATCATCAGATTGGCAAGAAGCAAGCGGCTAACTCGCCGGAGGTGGCGTTGGCCAGCGAGATTTTCGACCAGTTTTGCAACGCCACTACGTTGAAATCTATTCTTGGCTACTACAGACAACTGTGCGAATTGCTGAAAATCCGACCGAACGTCATTAATCAGTTTTATCCAAAGCTGAAAACAAAACTGCGATCGTGGAAAGCGCAAGCCCTATGGAAGAAATTTGATCAGCGTGCGAATCACAAATGTTATAATCGTGGCAAAGTATGCCCGAACACGAGG GTTTTGATCATTGGCGGTGGCCCATGTGGTCTGCGCACGGCCATAGAAGCGCAATTATTGGGAGCCAAAGTCGTTGTGGTGGAGAAAAGAGACCGGATGTCCAGGAACAATGTTTTACATCTGTGGCCTTTCGTCATCCAGGATCTACGAGGTTTAGgagcaaagaaatttttcgGAAAGTTTTGCGCGGGTTCTATTGATCACATCAGTATTCGGCAGCTGCAGTGTATTTTGCTAAAGGTTGCACTTATTCTTGGTGTCGAGTTTCATGAGAACGTGAGCTTTGATTCTTTGATTCAACCACCGGATAATCAGGAAGATGGCA AAATTGGTTGGAGAGCGAAGACTTCACCAGCTGACCATCCTGTCTCACAATACGAGTTCGATGTGCTAATTGGAGCTGATGGCAAGAGAAATACTCTGGAAGGTTTTAAACGAAAGGAATTCCGAGGTAAACTAGCCATCGCGATAACGgcgaattttataaacaaacgGACTGAGGCAGAGGCTCGTGTAGAAGAGATCAGCGGTGTCGCCTTTATCTTTAATCAAAAGTTCTTCAAAGAATTGTACCAAGAAACGGGTATCGACTTGGAAAATATAGTATATTACAAAGATGATACGCATTATTTCGTTATGACTGCCAAGAAACATAGTTTAATCGATAAGGGAGTTATCCTGCAG GATCATGCTGACACCGCAAAACTACTCGCGAAAGAAAACGTGGATCGTGAGGCATTGATGTTGTATGCGCGAGAAGCGGCGGAATTCTCGACGGAATACCAAATGATGGATATGGAATTTGCTGTGAATCATTATGGCCAACCGGACGTAGCCATGTTCGACTTCACTTCGATGTACGCGGCGGAAAATGCAAGTCGCGTATTGGAGCGTCACGGTCATAGACTGTTCATGACACTTGTAGGCGACAGCCTCTTGGAG CCTTTTTGGCCTACCGGTTCTGGTTGCGCGAGAGGATTTTTGAGCTCTCTGGACGCGGGTTGGGCAATCAAAGGTTGGGGCGCTTCTTTGTCACCACTGGAAGTAATTGCGGAACGTGAGTCTATATATAGACTGTTAGGACAAACAACTCCAGAGAACTTGAATAGAGATTACGCGGCATACACATTGGATCCTCACACTAG gtaTCCGAATCTCAATGTACATTCTGTAACTCCGATACAAGTGCGCAGTCTTCTTGATACGGATGATCCTGAAAATATCAAACAACCTGTGCTGCAGTCCGAGATCGATATTCCAAAGAAACGAAGACGTCGCG atCTGAGAGTTGATACTCAAGTTCATCCAGATACATTGCTTCGTTGGCTGCAGAAGCAAGTTACATTGTACGACAAAGTTCACATCGAAGATATGGGTGCCTCTTTCAAAGATGGTTTAGCTATTTGTGCAATCGTTCATAGATACCGTCCagatttaatagatttttatagtttaaatgcGAAAGATCCAGTAAAGAACAATCAGCTTGCCTTTGATATATTGGAAAAAGAATTGAACATACCACCG ataaTGACAGGAGAAGAAATGGTTCAGTGTGATGTTCCTGACACACTTGTCATGTTTTCttatttaacacaaatataTGAAGTTTTCAGAGGCGAGATTCCATATGTCAAACATCCAAAATTA GAACCAGAAGCGGAGGAATGCACCACGCATCCAAAGCAACTAAAACAATGGACGCCTGAGGAGAAGGCTACGAAAACACGACATTCGCGCTCACGGCATGCTAATGACAATGTACACTCTTACATGGATAAGAAGGACAATACGGTTAGCCGGCGATCTCGAAAGAGACGGAGTACCGAGAAAGTAGGCGCGACGATG GATGAAAGGCAGAAAAGACTCGATGAAATCGAAAAGCATCGAATTGAGCGCATGAAGAAGCGGCAATATTTGCGCAAGATGGCAACTCAGCAGTTCTACAAAAGTATGCAGATGCTGCAAGCCAATGCGAAACGCGAAAAAGATGAGCCCTTTGAGGATTACTCGATTTTTTTGTACCGTCAAACTGCACCAGATTTCAAGGATAGAGTAAAAGACTTAGAGCAGAAAATACTTTATCCA GACAGACAACCTAAAATACACATTGGTCATCGAAGAAGTAGTGTAGACGAGGAATTTTCGGGAAGGATAAAAGATTTTGAAGATAAATTGAAAGGGACAACATCCGCCGAGAAAAAACCCAAAGATCTTTTACGCGCCATTG gtaaaattgaaaaaactgACTGGAACGTAAAAGAAATAGAGAAGAAAATCGAAGAGAACAAGATGGGCCGCAGCGTTCGTCACGAACATGTAGAGAAGGTGCCAAAGTGGAGTCGCGAGCAG ATGTGTATATGTTTCATTCAGTTTTTAGCTCGGCAGATCAAGATGGAGAAGCGAGGCAACGATCAAAGGGACACCTACAGTAAGTACGCTGACATAGACAATACCCTGAAGAATATAGGCAAGAAGATTCGGGAAGGTAGCGCGCTTGGATACAATAAAGTTTCAGCCATGGCtgaacaattttcaaataaaagtcaGGATGTGGAACCCAAGCTGCAAAAATCG AACACTAAGCCCGCTATCGTGTTACCTGTGCAAGGAGGTTCAGAGATGTgtcatttttgcaataaaagagTTTACCTGATGGAAAGACTTAGTGCGGAAGGCAAATTTTTTCACCGCGGTTGTTTCCGATGTGAATATTGTTCCATTTCATTGAGAATAG GGAATCATACATTTGATAGGGAAAAGAATGGAGGGCGCTTTTACTGTACGCAACACTTTGGACTATCGGGGACGATGAAAACTAGagcagagaaaaagagaatcaACTTGGTGAATAAGGAAAATATACCTAATGCCTCGGCTGCGTTGAAAACACCAGAAAAG GCCAAAACATCTTTAGAAGGTATCGTTGGACTCGATTTACTCGATCGTGGTCAAACTCCAGAGAGAATTGAATTTGAAAATCTGGCAGAAATATCAGATCCTGAGGAAGCTCACAGTCAAATGGATGAAGATGAATGGACGGACAGAAATTTTGGTGCTTCTACCGCAGAAATAGGATCTAGCGATGATATTTCTGATATGAG TGATTCTGATGAGGATAATGAAGTATTTGAAGAAGCTATAGATCAACCACTAACTACCGAAGGAACTCTCGAGTTGGCTAAGAACTGGACATTACGCTATTCGCATCCACATGCTACAGTCGGGCACTCTGACACTGGCAGCAACGAATATGAAGATTCTAGCGATGAATATACTAGTGAAG ATGATGAAAGCGGCACTGCGACCGAAGACGAGGAAgacgtgcgcgcgcgagagctCCGGAAGCAGGAAGTGTGGTTGAAGGTGCCACCGCGCAGCTCTGATACCGATACCGGTTCGGAAACAGAG GTTGTATCGTCGGAAGACGCGTCGACTGAGGAGAGCGTGGAAAATTCTGCAACCGAGATCTCGACCGACTCTGAATTTGAGCACGATGAAGCGACTCCGACGCAACACGAAATTCCCGAGATTACAATCAACGATTCCTATGTGCGGAAAACGAGAGGCGGTTATATTGAGCCGAAGAAAGTGCAAGTGAAGAGTAAGGTGATCTCTTCGGTTAATGGCAATTTGACGCAGGACAAGAAACAACAAGATACTAGTAAGCGATTTTTGGGAGACCGTACTAAGATGGAATCGCAGAAAGAAGTCAATTGCAACGTACCGACTTCTGTCGAAATAGCTGCAAGTAACTGCACGCCATTGTTGAATCCACGAAAGGGGGATTATCTTTTAAATCGTACTCATTCCACTGGCGGAATCGCTTCGAGGCTCTCCTTAGAATTGAAAAAACGTTATTTGCTGGGTGGTTCAGCGTTGGGTAGTTCCGTCGTAAAAAAATCAGGTTCGGCATCTAATGTGGATACGAAGTTGAGAAACTTTACCGATGCAATCTCTCAGCATCAAAAGTTATTAAATCCGGCACCAGAACCTAGTCCTACCATGCAAGCATTTCTTCAag gtaCTAGTAAACTGCGAACCAACAATGCACCGCTTTCTCCATTATCGcctacaattttattttcgcgGCAATTATCAATCGATCGATGCCGAAATTCAACGAACGATGTCGCGAAGGCAACGACTTTAGAGATAGAAACACCCAAGACTCAACACTTGCCTGATTTAGTGAAAGAATCCAGTATTTTGAAATCGAAGACAGCACCCAACATCTGCAACGAGTCTTCAATGAAAGACAGGGGGTTAATCGACGAACAAGTATTTCTACAGGAAAGTAACTTTACGAAACATGCTGTAGTAGATATAAATAGCTCGGAAAATACGAAGAAAGTTGTTCCGAACAATGTGGAAGAAAGTAATGATTTTAGACCGCGTAGTCCTCTTCACGAGACGTCCATTGTCGTGCCACAAGTGGATTGGAGCAGAAAAAACGAGGACAAAGATGCCAGTTCAGACGATTCTGAGATAGACAGTGATTCATTATCTTCTTCCAATTCTAACGAAGTAGTTGAAAACGAGCAACTTGTCGCTGTAAATCTTTCGCCGCCCAGATTACGGATTCATAGCACCGATGGCGATCTTTTGCTGGATGAAGGAGGCGCTGATCGATATAAGCAATACGATCCTGACGATTGCCAGGCTTTCGAACCGGATTCCATCGAAGTCTCGTTTCTGCGGGATCGCCGTTTACTTGATCCAATTGATAATACACATACCGTTGAAAtggtaaataataatatggaaCGATTAGACTTGCGAGATAACAACAGAAAGAGTAATTGCAGCACTCCTACTTCCGAAGCTTCGGCAGTGTCTAACAAACAAGATGATTCCGAGGAGAACGATATTACCACCGCAGCATTCACCGAGACAGAGTTTTCTGAATGGGCTCGTGATGGGGAGACTTTGGTCTCTGATGATCTTCGCGACGTAGAGCTCGATATCGATCCCAGTTTCATCACTGtacgaaaaaataataatgcaacgCTATCCTCCACTTTCGCCAAAATCGCTAAAGAAGAGGATACGGAGCTTGATTATTCCAATATCGAACAGGAATACCCGAACAATAATACATCAAAACTGTTGGTCAATGGTGAAGATATTAATTACATGGATACAGATAATGAATCACTGCTAGATGACAGTCTCCAAGACGCCTCCAATATTGCAATGCTGAAAAATCGAGGCTACATCGAGTTTGTAAATGTCAAGACGACTCTTTCCAATGTTCCTATTTCAACTACCAGGTGCGATTTATCAGTTGCTGATGCACCAATAGCAAGACTCGACATGGAAAACGACTCGTACGGTGAAGAAGAAGAACAAGAAGGTTTCAAGGATGCAAATGTGATTGAGATTGATCCAGTTACCATGGAGGATGTAATGGACAAACTAAACGAGCCTATTGTGAGTAAATCGTCGATAAAACCAGAAATTCGAGCCGAGGAACAAAGTGAAGCGGAATTTAAGCGGGAACAGTTGGCAGAAGCctttaataaagaattactTCAATCGATGGAAGAAGATAGTCTGTTACTTGTGGAGCCGGCGGAGGATACGACTACCAGCGAAGTCGTCACGGTGCTTGCCAGTCCGATCAATCCTCAAGTGTCTATAGTTCCTGTAGAAACGACGGAGAAGCGCGAAGAGTCAACCAAGGCGGACTCGAGCAATCCGGACTATCTGGAATACGTAAAGAGATTGCAATCTAGAATCGCAGAGTTCAGTAATGCCAAAGATTCTATTGACGTGAGAAAATCGAGACGAAAAAACTCAAAAAGCTTGATACAGACCCGCACCGCAGAAATGATCGCTGAAGAGATCAAGTGCCAAGAAACAATGACTGTAAACAGTAACGGTATCAATTCACCAGCGACTTCGAGAAAACTTGAAGAAATTACGAAAGAACGATCGAAGCAAAAGAACCTTATTCAGGATCTTTTAATGGATAAACTCGAGGCTCATAAACAAAAATCAGCGGAAAAAAAAGCTCGAAGAGCTGCCAGAACCTCGTCTTTTACCACAGCGTTATCGCCAATAAAACCATCGTTGTCTAATATTTCTTCCGTTGGTAATAATAAGTTTGTGCCTACTTCAATAATATCACCAATGAGCAGTCCAACTTATACAACATTCGGGAAGTCGAATAAGTCGTTGAAACTTTCGATGTCTTCGTACTCTTGTGAGCATTCCGATCAAGAAGAAGCCAAAGAAAAAATTCCAAAGAAGGCGGACGAAAAGTTGACTGTTGCTAGTCTGGAGGATACTTTTAAAACGCCACTTGCACCACCAAGATTGAAGAGCGAGGAAGCGAGGAGGACCGCCGAAAAGGCCAGACAAGATGCTCGAGAACGAGCTAGAATGAAGAGTGATGAAGATTTAGGCTTAAGTCCTGAAGATAGAATTAAGGAATTAAGAATGAAGGTGACTCGGAGACAACTCTCAATGGACGATACGAAAAAGGACGATACGCCCAAGACCGAAAGAGTCAAATCGTACAACTTTAATACAGTAGATAATTCagaattgaaattgaaaattagtAAAAGTACCGACAATATGAAGAGCATTGCAAAAAAGATCAATTTCCAAAAACTACCAGCAGCTAGTGCGAAATCGATGGATGAGTCGCTGAATACTGCAGGTTTATCACTTTCTGATAGCAATAGTTTTGTAGTCAAAAGGGACAAAAAGAAGCCGAAAGACTCGGAGAGAAGAAAAAGTATCATACAAGCGGTATcggatttcttttttaagaaagaaaCAAGTCCATCGCCAAATCAGAAGGATAAGTTATCAATGTTTCGATTGACTTCAAAATCTAAAGGAAAA ATTGATAAAAATACTCCATCGAAATGCGACGCGAGACCTAAAAGTGTATGTGAGGAAATGCTTGTAGGAAATTTCCTCACTGAAAGTCCACCGCCTGTACCACCGCCACCGCTTAACTACTCTTCATACACTCAAGTGTCTG aTGACAGTTTATCAGACGACGATACCAAAACAACTGCTTTATCATCGTCGTGCATGCAAAAAATTACAGCAACTGAAGAATCATGCAATAGTGTTTCACGTAAATTGAAGACTGCTAAAAAAGTAGCTAGACAAGCGCAATTAAAAAG attgcGGATGGCTCAAGAAATACAAAGGAAATTAGAGGAAACTGAAGTAAAACAAAAGGAATTGGAGAGCCGGGGCGTAAGTGTTGAGAAAGCGCTGCGTGGTGAAGGAG attccTCCAATCGTGAAGAAGCCGATTTGCTTAGAGAATGGTTTGATCTTATGAAGGAACGTACGGAATTGCGTAGATATGAAAAAGAACTTCTTGTACATGCGCAAGAGGTACAATTGGAAGATCGTCATGAACGATTGCAACAAGAATTGCGTGAACGTTTGGCTGAtgatg atgaTAAGAAGACCAGTGACGACGTTAAAAAAGAAGGTGAAATCTTAACGGAAATGTTGGAAATAGTAGCAAAAAGAGATTCCTTAATTGCTCTATTAGAAGAAGAACGACAAAG atatCAGAACGAAGACCGCGACCTCGAAGCTCAAATGTTGGCTAAAGGCCTGAGATTAACGCCAATTAAGAAATGTGGTCCTAAGTATTCAGTCTAA